GCTAACAACAGACAACCAACAACTGACAACGACTCCAGTGGTAGTCGAGGCCGACGAGTACGACCGGAGCTTCCTGACTTTGCATCCCGACATTGCCATTGTCACCAGCACCGATGCCGACCACCTCGACATCTATGGCAATAAGGAGGCGCTGGTTGAGTCGTTCCGGCAGTTTGTAGCCCAGATCAAGCCCGGCGGCACGCTTATTCTCAACCACACCGCCGACCAGAGCATTGCCCAGTCGGTAGCCAACGGCGTGCGGGTTATTCGCTACGGTCTCTCGGCCGAGCAAGGTCCCGAGCTCTACGCCGCCCAGATTACAGCTCAGGGTCACCAGTTCCGTTTCGACCTGCACAGCCCACTTGGCGACGTGCAAAATTTGGCGCTGGCCGTGCCCGGCTACCATAATGTGGAAAACATGCTGGCCGCCTGCTTGGTTGCTCAACTACAACACGTAGGGGAGGAGCAGTTGAAAAGTGCGGTTGCAGCGTATCGGGGCGTCAAACGCCGGTTTGAGTTTATCGTCACCAAAGGCGACAAGGTGTACGTGGACGACTACGCCCACCACCCGCGTGAAATAGATGCCTTCCTTCGCTCGTTACGGGCTTTGTACCCCGGTAAGCGCCTGCGCGTCGTGTTTCAGCCCCACCTCTTCACCCGCACCCGCGACTTTGCTCCCGGCTTTGCCCAGAGCCTGAGCCTGGCCGATGAAGTCGTGATGCTCGACATCTACCCGGCCCGGGAGCTGCCGCTGGAAGGCGTGACCTCCGAATTGATTTTGTCCCAAATAACGGCTTCGCACAAGTCGTTGCAAACCAAAGCGGAAGTCCTGGCTGCGGCCGAATCAGACGATACTTTCGACGTGTTAGCCACCGTCGGCGCTGGGGATATTGACCAGCTTGTACCACGGCTAAGGAATATTTTAGATATTCGCTGGAATGGAGCTGAAGCGTAAAGCCAACAACCTGATTTTTGCCACTGGGTGCCTCGTGCTGCTCTCGGGGCTGGCCGTGTTTGCCGGAGTCCGGCAGGCCAGCCGCCCCGTGGGCCAGGTCATCGTGACTATTGGCAACGAGTTCAACAACTACTTCATCAGTGAGCGGGAAGTAACGGCTTTATTAACCCGCAATGGCAACCAGCAGCTCGAGGGTGCCCACCCCGACGACCTTGACCTTAAAGCCCTGGAAGCCCGCCTCAAAGCGCACAGCTTCGTTAAGGAAGCTCAAGTATACCGCGACCTGGCCGGCAATTTGCACGCCGACGTGCGCCAAAACCGTCCGATTGCCCGCCTCGTACACGCCGATACCCGCCTGGATAGCTACCTCGATGCCGAGGGCAAGAAACTGCCGTTGTCGTCGTTATTCACTGCCCGCGTGGTGCCCATTTCCCGGCTGGGGGGCGGGCCGCTCCAAGCTGGCTTTTTCCAAGATTCCACCGGTCGTCAGTATCTGGCGTTTTTGCGCTATATTGATGAGCATCCGTTCTGGCGGGCCCAGGTAGCGGAGGTATTTATTGGCCCTAATGGCAAAGTTTCCTTCACCCAGCAAGTGGGGGACCAACGAATAGAATTTGGCTTTCCGGAGAATATTTCGGAAAAATTTGCGAAACTGATGGTATTTTACCGTCAAATTCCTCCGGTCTTGGGCTGGGACACGTACCACCGCGTCAACGTTGAGTTCAAAGATCAAATCATTTGTGAGTAACGAAATCTTGCGTAAACGCCCAAAAACGGCGTTTTTTGCAACTGAAATCATAGCACCAACCGCACCCCACTCGTCCTTCCTTCCTCATGCAAAACGATAAGATTGTAGTCGGCCTCGACATTGGCACCACCAAAATTTGCGCTCTGGTAGGGCGGAAAAACGAGTTTGGGAAGCTCGAAATCCTGGGCATGGGCAAAGCCGTGTCGGAAGGAGTGGTGCGCGGTATCGTGTCGAACATCGACAAGACGGTGGATGCAATCCGGAAGGCAATTCGGCAAGCCGAAGAACAGTCCGGAATCAATATTGGCGTCGTGAACGTGGGCATCGCCGGCCAGCACATCAAGAGCCTGCAGCATAACGGTAGCATCACCCGCAATTCCGCCGAAACGGAGATTACCGTGGACGATGTAAATCGTCTTACCAACGATATGTACCGCCTGGTTACCCCGCCCGGCTCGGAAATCATCCACGTAATGCCCCAGGACTACAAGGTGGACTACGAGGAAGGTATCATGGACCCCGTGGGCATGTCGGGCGTGCGCCTGGAAGGCAACTTCCACATCATCACGGCCCAGAGCACGGCCATCAACAACATCAACAAGTGCGTCACCAAAGCTGGCCTGGAAATCGATAACCTGATTCTCGAGCCGCTGGCTTCGAGCATGTCGGTGCTGTCGGAAGAAGAAAAGGAAGCTGGTGTGGCCCTGATTGACATTGGAGGCGGCACCACCGACCTGGCTATCTTCAAGGACGGTATCATCCGCCACGCCGCTGTGCTGCCCTTTGGTGGCAACATCGTGACCAGCGACATCAAGCAGGGCTGCGCCGTCATGCAGAACCAGGCCGAGCAGCTGAAGGTGAAATTCGGCAAAGCCATTGCCGAAGAAGCATCCGACTACGAAATCGTGAGCATCCCCGGCCTGCGCGACCGGGCTCCTAAGGAAATTTCCCTCAAGAACCTGGCCCACATCATCGAGGCCCGGATGGAGGAAATCATCGAGCTGGTGTACGCCGAGATTCAGCGCACTGGCCACGGCGACAAGCTCGCGGCTGGCATCGTGCTGACCGGCGGCGGCTCTCAGCTCCAGAACCTGGTGCAGCTCACCGAGTACGTAACGGGCCTCGATACCCGCATTGGCTACCCCAATGAGCACCTGGGCAAAAGCAAAATTGAGGCGGTGAAGTCGCCGATGTACGCTACCACTGTAGGCCTAGTACTAGCCGGTTACCGCTCGATTGACGAGCGAGTGAGCCGTTCGTACGAGGAAGAGGAGCAGTACCGCCCAGCGCCCGAGGTTCGGGCCGCTGCGCCGGTTGCTCCCCAGCCGGCCCCCGCACCCCAGCCCGCCCCGCCGAAGAAAACTTCGGGCGCTGGCAAGTTCTTCCAGGACATCATCAGCCGTACGAAAGGCCTGCTGATTGATGACTTTGACGACAAGCAGTACTAAATCATTTAACATTTAACAATTATCAGTTGACACTTCCCCGGGCAGAAAAGCTTGTAGATGCAGAGTAGTTGAGTGATAAATGATAAATGGTAACTGTTAATTGAAGCAGACCACTCATGTATAAATTTGATATTCCAGCGCAATCCAACTCCATCATCAAGGTGATTGGTGTCGGTGGGGGCGGTTCCAATGCCGTGAACCACATGTTCAGCCAAGGCATTAAGGACGTGGAATTCGTGATTTGCAACACCGACAAGCAGGCCCTGCACAGCAGCACCGTGCCCAACAAGCTGCAAATCGGCGTGGACCTGACCGAGGGCCTTGGAGCCGGTGCTAACCCCGAGCGGGGCAAGCAGGCGGCCATCGAGAGCCGGGAGCAAATCCGGGAGCTGCTCAGCAACGGAACCAAGATGGTGTTCATCACGGCCGGTATGGGCGGTGGTACGGGCACGGGTGCCGCGCCCGTTATTGCCAAAGTGGCCAAGGAGCTAGGCATTCTGACCGTCGGAATAGTGACGGCGCCATTCCTGTTTGAGGGCAAGAAAAAGCGTCAGCAGGCCGAGCAGGGCATCAAGGAACTCAGCGACAACTGCGACACGGTTCTGGTTATTCTCAATGATAAGCTGCGCGAAATCTTCGGCAATCTGCCCATCCGCTCGGCCTTCGCCAAGGCGGATAATGTGCTGAGTACGGCCGCCAAGTCGATTGCCGAAATTATCACCGTCACGAGCGAGGTCAACGTGGACTTTGAAGACGTGAAAACGGTGATGAAGGACTCGGGTGCGGCCGTAATGGGCAGCAGCATCACTGAAGGCGAAAACCGCGCCCAGCGGGCCGCCGAGGAGGCCCTGGCTTCGCCGCTGCTCAACAACACCGACATCCATGGGGCGCAGAAAATCCTGCTCAGCATTATGTCGGGCGACCAGGCCGAGCTGGAAATGGACGAGCTGACCGAAATTACGGAGTACATCCAGGAAAAAGCTGGTCAGGACGCTGAGGTTATCTTCGGCCACGGCATCGACTCGACGCTGGGCCAGAGCATCCGTGTAACGGTTATTGCCACCGGCTTTGCCCGGGAGGCCCACAACATTACCACGGTGTACGCCATGGAGAAGCCGGAGCCGGCTTCCGCACCCGTACCCGACCCGCAGATCAACATCTTCGACCGGGACCGGCAGGAAGCTTCTACCGCCCCCATCGTGCCTTCGTTTAGCGCCCCGGCTCCCGTGGCCACCGCTACTCCGGAGCCGCCGAAGGTGACCTTCGACCTGGAAACGTCGCCCTACACAGGGTATGTGCCCCCAGTGGCAGCTCCTTCCACGCCAGCCCCCGAGCCCGTAGTTATTCACCAGCCCGCTCCGGTGCAGCAGCCGGCTCGTCCGTCGCTGGATGCCCGGGCTGAAGAGCGCCGTCGTCGCTTGGAAGGCCTGAGCAACGGCCTGACTAACGACGTCATCAAAGACCAGCTGGAGACTCCGGCTTATCTGCGGCGGCAGGTGAAGCTGGAGAATGTAGTGCCTTCAAACGAGCGTAATATCTCGCGCTTTAACTTGTCGGACGACAACGAATTGCTCGGCGACAACCGTTTTCTGCACGACAACGTGGATTAAACTGGCCGCCTTGCTGCCAACAAAAAAGCCACTCCGAGTCCCGGAGTGGCTTTTTTGTTGACTTAGGAGCTAGTAGCTCAGGAAATTAGCTATTTGACAGCGGCCGTGGAAGCGGAGTCCGGGCGGGAGGCGTTGATTGGGTCAGCAGACTCCCGGTCGGGCGACAGAGTACGACTGGCCGTGGAAGATGAAGCGGTGCATGCCGAGCACAAGGCCAGCAGCGCAATAAGCAATTTGCTTTTCATGAGGGTAAGGAGAGTGAATTGCCGGTTCTCGGCAACAGAGAAAGATACTGCACCACAGTACCTGGCCGCTAATACGGCTTGGCTGTCAGGAAGTTTGGGGAATCAGTTGCGGAGCAAAGATAGTGTGGTGCCATCTGGGTTCAACTACTTACCACTGCCGCTGTAACCGCTGGCCAGGAGCTAGGGCTTGAAAGGGTCGGAAAAGCGCTTATCCTGAATGAAGGTTGAATCGGTAAGAGTACGCAGAAAGGCAATGACCTGCTGTTTCTGGGTGGCATTCAGGCTAAGCTGGGTACCGTTGCGCTTGTTGGTGGCCGTAAGCAGGTTCAGGTCCAGGTTGGGGCTGTCTTTAGCCACATGGTCACTGTAATGGTCGAGCACCTGCTCCAGGGTCTGAAAACGGCCGTCGTGCATATAAGGCGCCGTCAGGGCAATGTTGCGCAGGGTAGGGGCCCGCATCTTGCCCCGGTCTGACTCCAGGCCGGTTACCATAAAGCGCCCGGCATCCTTGGGACTGGCGTCCAGGCCGTTGTTGAAGAAGGTGGTATTAGCTCCCAGGGTATAATCGGTAGAGGAAAACAGGCGGTTGCCCTCGTTGTGGCAGTGCATGCAGTCGGCACCGGCCACGGGAATAGTAGGGTCGGGATGATTGGAAAACAAAACCTTACCCTGAATTTCCTGGCTGCTGAGCTGGGCCTCGCCGCGCAGGTATTTGTCGTACTTGGAATTAGCTGAAATCAGCGTCCGCTCAAACTGAGCCAGAGCCTTCAGCACGTTTTCCTCCGTGATGGTGCGCGAGCCAAAGGCCTTGCGAAACAGGGGGGGATAAAGGTCTGTTTGTTGCAGCTTGCTAACGCCCGCGGCCAAGCTTTGGTGCAGCTCTACGGGGTTTTCGATGGGCTTTTGAGCCTGGGCTTCCAAGCTAACCGCGGCCCCATCCCAGTTCAGGGTGGGCTCCCAGAGAATATTGGCCAGCGACATTGCACCGCGGGTATTGGCCGCGCCATCGACGCCCCGAGCCAAGCCCAGGCCATCGGTAAAAGCCTTGCTCTGCTGGTGGCAGCTCCCGCACGACATGGTGTTGTTGCGCGAGAGTTTGGGCTCGTAAAACAGCATGCGGCCCAGGGCCACGCCTTCTTCGGTGAGCGGGTTACTGGCCGGAATCTTGACGTCCTGCGGAAACCCTTTGGGCAATACCAACTGATAAGGCGTCGTCACGACGGGGCTTTCCCCTTCGACCTCCGTTTCGGTTTCGGGCTTGCAAGCCGTTACCACAACCAGAAAAACGCCCGTAGCCAGCAGCCAGGAGCGTAAGCGAGTAGAAGTTAACACCCGAGGTAGAGTAGCGTTAGGGAAAAGTCCAAGATATTGATTTCTAGCGTAACCCAGCGCTTCCGGGAATGGTTTCGGGCCGGTAAATTCCCACTCGGCAGGCGTACCACTACCCGTGCCCTGGGGCTTTGCGTACCTTGGCTTCGTTTTCCTCACCTCGACGTTTGCCACATGCTTTTTCGGATGTTGTCCCGCCTGTGGGCTGAGTACCGCGCGCTTCTGTGGTTTAGCGGGCGTTGGCTGCTAATCAGTGCCATCGTTGGAGCTCTGGCAGGCACGGCCTCAGCGGGTTTCCTAGTGGCACTGGATTGGGTAACGGCTTGGCGGGAGGAGCACCCCTGGATCCTGGCCGGGCTGCCGCTGGGTGGGCTGCTGGTCGGGCTGCTGTATCACTATTGGGGCCGGTCGGTGGAAGCCGGCAACAACCTGCTGCTGGAGGAGATTCATGCGCCCCGGGCCGTTTTGCCCCTGCGCATGGTCCCGCTGGTGCTGGTCGGTACGCTGCTGACGCACTTGTTTGGCGGCTCGGCCGGGCGGGAAGGCACCGCCGTGCAGATGGGCGGCGCCTTGGCTGACCAACTCACGCGCTGGTTCCGCCTGCACCGCCGTGACCGGACTTTGCTGCTGATTGCGGGCATCAGCGCCGGGTTTGCTTCCGTGTTTGGTACGCCGCTGGCCGGAGCCGTTTTTGGACTGGAAGTGTTTCTGCTGGGCCGCCTGCGCTATGATGCCATCCTGCCCAGCTTTTTGGCGGCCGCCTGCGCCGACTGGGTTACGCGGGCTTGGGGAGTAGGGCATACAGCTTATCCGGTGCTGCTGGCTCCCCCTGGCTTTTCGTTGCTGAGCCTGGGCAGTGCCGCCGCCGCTGGCTTGGCTTTCGGACTAACGGCCCGCTTGTTTGCTGGTACTACGCACCGCATCAGCGCCTTTTTCAAGCACTGGCTGCCTTTTGCACCTTTGCGCCCTGTGCTGGGCGGCGTCGTGGTAGTGCTGCTGGTGTGGGGGCTGGGCGCCACGGATTATATCGGTTTGGGCGTGCCGGTCATCGTGCGGGCATTTGCTGAGCCGCTGCCGAGTTACGCCTTTGCCCTGAAAATCCTGCTGACAGCCCTGACGCTGGGGGCTGGCTTTAAGGGGGGCGAAGTCACGCCGCTGTTTTTTATTGGCGCAGCCCTAGGCAATGCGTTGGCGCCGCTGTTGCCGTTGCCCATGCCCTTGTTGGCGGGCATGGGCTTCGTGGCTGTGTTTGCCGGGGCGGCCAATACACCCCTGGCCTGCATCCTGATGGGCCTGGAGCTGTTTGGGCAGCAGGGAGGCCTGTACATTGCGCTAGCCTGCGTGGTGAGCTACCTGTTCTCCGGCCACCGCGGTATTTACGGTGCCCAGCAGGTAGGCCAGAGCAAGCATGGCTTATGGGCGCGGCATCAGGGCCGGCGGTTGCGCGACCTGCGTTAAGCGCCTGGCGTCCGGCCTTTCAGCAAATATTTGGTTTGCTTGAAGCTGTAACCTACCGCTATTACCATCCGACCGGCGCCGGCCGGATGGTCGGTGGTGACGGTATAAATGGGGAACTGGGCGCTGGTGTTCAGCGAAAAGTTCTTGTAGTAAATGTCGAGGCCGGGCCCCAGCAGCGCGTCGTTCATGGCGTGTTCGTAGGTGAGTTGCCCGTCCAGCATTTCGCCCTTGGTTTTCTCGTAGTAGAGCTGAGCCGAAGGATAGATTTGCCAGTTTGAGCCCAGGGCCACACGGTAAAACAGGTTGGCGAAGCTGGCGGTGCTGGGTGCCAGACTATTCTCAAACTGATTGCGGGTCGAGCGGCGGTAGCTGGAATTTAGGCTCAGGCCTACGTTGTGAAAGCTGCCGATGTAGTTTAGGTACAGGAAGCCGTCGGTGGTGCCGGTGCCGGGTTGGTTGAGCATGGAGTAGCGCTGCCCCCGCGGGTTGGTGCGCTGGTAGTCGCCGGTAGGCAGCTTGGCCCCGCCACCCACGATGAGTCGGCTTTGCACGCCCATCGTCTCAATGGCCCGAATCAGGTGGTAGCCGGCAAATACGGTGACGTCGCCCAGGCCCGCAGTGTTGAGCTGCCGCCCGTTGCTTTGGGACGTATTCATGACGTAGGGAACAAAGGCGTTCAGCTCCAGACGCTTGGCCAGAAAGTACTTGCCCCGTAGCTCCACTACCCGGTACGCTTCATAGTCGGTGGCGTCGCCCTGGTGGTTATGCTCGTAGCCCGTATCCTGGTTGGGGTGACTGGGCACAAAAGGCTGGACGCCCGCCGGAAAAAACTGGTGCGGCTGCCCCAGTTGCTGGTAGCCATTGAAGATTCGGTAGCGGTGCATCAGCGAAATGCCGCTTTGATTATCGTAGGGCGTAATACCCATAAAGCAGCCGCAGATGTCGCAGGCGCGGGCTGCCGGACTCAGTAGGCTCAAGAGAGCCAGAGTCAGATATAATTGTCTCATGATGATTTGACGATGAGGTTGTTGGTCGGCCGAGCGCGGTAACAAACGGCCGACTCGCTACGGTTTTTCCGACAGACGCTTGTCCGTCAGGAATTGCTCGTCGGTCAGCGTCTGCAGAAAAGCCAGCAGGTCGGTTTTTTCCTGGGCACTCAGAGGAATCCCAATGGTGCCGTCGGTTTGCAGCTGCGAATCGAGCGTGGGCGAAGGCTGCACGCCATGGTCATAATGGTCCAGTACCTGTTCCAGCGTCTGAAAGCGCCCGTCGTGCATGTAGGGTGCCGTGCGAAACACGTTGCGCAGGGAAGGCACTTTGAACTTGCCCCGGTCGGTGGCCAGCTGGGTGATGCGTGCCCGGCCCGAGTCGGCCGCAAATGTCCGGTCCAGCCCGTTGTTACGGTAGGAATTGTCAGTAAACAAGTCCGTGCTGTGGCAGGGCGTGCATTTCTGGGTCAGTACGGCTAGGCCCCGAAGCTCAACCGGCGTCAGCGTGCCGCCACTCTCGTGGCGCACGTAGTGGTCGTAGCGCGAGTTGGCCGACGTCAGGGACGCCGTAAATTGCGCCAGTGCCCGCAGCAGCTGGTAGGAGTCAATGGGTTTGGAGCCAAATACAACGGCGAAGCGCTGTGGGTACGAAGCATCCGCGTTGAGCTTACGAACCACGTTTTCCATCGTCTCGTCCATCTCGTGCGCATCGGTCAGGGGCGCCACAGGCATGGTTTCGAGGTGATTGGAGCCGCCGTCCCAGAGAAACGTGCGCTGCCAGCGCAGATTCTGCAGGGCCGGAGCATTGCGCGTACCCAGCAGCCCGTCGATGCCGTGGCTCAGGGTGTGGCCGGCGTGGGCAAAGGCCACAAACTGCTGGTGGCAGCTACCGCAGGAGATGGTACCGTCGCGGGAAAGGCGGGGGTCGTAAAACAGGGTCCGACCCAGCTCAAAACCGGCTTTAGTTGGTGGGTTTTGGTCTAAACCGTACACCGGAGCCGGAAAATTGGCGGGTAATACGCTGCCGGGTATCGTTTCGGGGGCCACCTCCACCTCGGACTGACAGCCCGCTACCAGCAGTGCTGCTAGCCCCACGGCCAGCAGCACCCTGGGAGTGCGTTGCGTCGTCATCTGTCGCCTTAGTTGGCGTGAATATGATCCACGCGGAACATACCGGCCGCGTAGTTATCCGCTATTTTGACCGCGGCAGCTCCCGGCATGTGGGCCGTGCTGAAGGTGGCAAACCGGACCTCGGTGGGGCCGGTCAGAATCTTCATCACATCCACTTTCAGATGCATTTCGGGCGCGTGGTCGGCCCGAATGAGGAGCTTAGAGCCGGTAGGGAAGGCTGGTGAAACGGTTCGAATGGCGTTGTTCACGCCCTCAAAGCCCCCAACATGGTATGTAAAGGCTCCCGAGCCAGCTTCCGGCGACCGGCCTTCCAGCTTCAGAAAAATGTAGCCCGTGTTCCAGCTCCAGAACATGTCGCTCGGGGCCAGGGCTCCCTGCTGGGCTCCGGCCGTGTTGCGGGCCGCGTCGACGCCGATGGTGAAGGTAATACCCGTGTAGTCACCGGCTGGGACGTTTTCCAGGGTCAGCACTTTCGACTCGGTGCGGGCGGCATCCACCAAGTAGTAGCTCTCGGGCTGAGCGTATTCGCTGCCGTCTTCCTTGCGCAACCGGATATTGGAAATGTAGTAGCGCAGCGTGCTCACCGAGAAATGGTCGCCGCTGGGAGTGGTATAATTCGGCGTAGTGGCGTTCATTACCAAGGTGCTGGAGCCCACTACGTGGTCCATCTCAAGGGCAAGTTTGCCTACCTGGGGTTCGGCGTCGGCGTCTTTTTTGCAGCCGCTGAAGGAAAAGGCCAGGAGGGAAAGGGCCAGGAAAAGCTGGGGAAATTTCATCTTCGAAAAAACAGGAGTAAAACCAAATAGGCAGCACGAAGCATTCCCGGATGGGAGCAATGGCAGCCAAGCCCGGCTACTAGCGAAGCAGCCGGCTACGTTGGAATTAAGCCCGGAATGACGGAGGATGAAAAATGCTGTGCGCGGGCGTAAAGCAGTACGGCGCGCTGGAACTGCGCCCAAATAGGGCAGGTGCCGCCGGTACAGCAGCCGGGGCAGATAAAAGAGCCCGCACGGGTAGCAAGGCGTCGTACTTCACTTTCGCAAAGCCGCCGGCGGGCGCCTTGCTTTCGGCCGATTCGGCTTTGCGCAGCTTTTTGGCCAGGTGGCACTTGCCGTTACACTGGAGCTTGGGCTTGTCCTTATTGACGCAGAACAGCTCGGTAATTCGCTCCTTGTGCAGCTGATAATCCATTACCACCAGCTCCCGACTGAAAGTCTGGAGCAAAATCAGGGTGGTAAGAAGATAAGCCAGCGTACGTGCCACAGGGAGGAGTTGGTACCACTAAGAATACCAAATATACACGGGCAGCTCGAAAAACAGTTCGGCCAGCCAGCGCAAATGTATTTAGGAAGCCACCAATTGCTCGGCCTGTTCTTTCAGGAGCTGCAGATACAGCGAATTGTCGAGCTCACCGTTGCTGAGCAAATACTTGTCGAGGCTGGGCAGACGAACCCGGGCCGGCAGTACCAGCGTGCCCAGATACATCAGGATATCGGTCAGGTGGCTTAAGGCCAGCAGGCCGCCCTGGGTACCGGCACTCAGGCCCACCAGCGCCGCCCGCTTACCCCGGATGCCGCCCGGATAGGGCAATCCGTCGATGAAAGATTTGAGCACGCCGGGAATTGAGCAGTTGTATTCAGGCACAATAAAGACCAGCTTATCGGCCGACTCCGCCTGTCGCACCAGCTTGTTGAACTGCTCGTGCTTGCCGGTATTCTCGTACAGAGCCGAGGTAATGAAGTCGCCGGGCAGGTCGGCCAAATCCAGGATCTGGTATTCAGCGCCCATATCCTCAAGCAGGGCCGCGTAGATGTTGGCGACGCGACGGGCGCGGGAGGCCGGCCGATTGGTACCGGCAATAATAGTAATCATGCGAAAGCAGGCGAGTAGAAAGGCGGAGCAAAACGGTAGCTGAACCGCTAAACTAGTGCAGTAAGCCAGAACCACCCCAGAATGTTACTTCGTGGAACCAATAAATTGGCTTGGGGGCAAAAAGAAAAGCGCGAAACGAGGATTCGTTTCGCGCTTTCAGAATAGGATTGCCGCAGTTTACGCCAGATTGTTCGACGTTGCTTTGGCCGACAGAAACTCGCGGTTCAGGATGGCAATGTTTTCCAGCGAGATGCCCACGGGGCATTCGGCGGCACAGGAGCCAATGTTGGAGCAGGCGCCAAAGCCTTCCTTGTCCATCTGGGCCACCATGTTTTCCACGCGGGTTTTGCGCTCTACCTGACCCTGAGGCAGCAAAGCCAGCTGGGATACTTTGGCCGAAACGAACAGCATAGCCGAAGCATTCTTGCAGGCCGCAACGCAGGCACCGCACCCAATGCAGGTAGCTGCTTCGAAGGCTCGGTCAGCAATGTCCTTGGGCACCGGAATTTCGTTGCCGTCGGGTACGCCACCGGTATTTACGCTGATATAACCACCCGCCTGAATAATCCGGTC
Above is a genomic segment from Hymenobacter cellulosivorans containing:
- the murC gene encoding UDP-N-acetylmuramate--L-alanine ligase, whose amino-acid sequence is MNPVAAFPNVYFLGIGGIGMSALARWFQANGHRVSGYDKTATPLTEALAAEGIQVHYDDAVESIPAEVRENRAQTLVVLTPAIPKDHKEWAWLREQGYDIRKRSQVLGVLTAGRYTIAVAGTHGKTTTSSMVAHLLHHAGVPCAAFLGGISVNLGSNVLLPPSSELTTDNQQLTTTPVVVEADEYDRSFLTLHPDIAIVTSTDADHLDIYGNKEALVESFRQFVAQIKPGGTLILNHTADQSIAQSVANGVRVIRYGLSAEQGPELYAAQITAQGHQFRFDLHSPLGDVQNLALAVPGYHNVENMLAACLVAQLQHVGEEQLKSAVAAYRGVKRRFEFIVTKGDKVYVDDYAHHPREIDAFLRSLRALYPGKRLRVVFQPHLFTRTRDFAPGFAQSLSLADEVVMLDIYPARELPLEGVTSELILSQITASHKSLQTKAEVLAAAESDDTFDVLATVGAGDIDQLVPRLRNILDIRWNGAEA
- a CDS encoding cytochrome-c peroxidase, with amino-acid sequence MLTSTRLRSWLLATGVFLVVVTACKPETETEVEGESPVVTTPYQLVLPKGFPQDVKIPASNPLTEEGVALGRMLFYEPKLSRNNTMSCGSCHQQSKAFTDGLGLARGVDGAANTRGAMSLANILWEPTLNWDGAAVSLEAQAQKPIENPVELHQSLAAGVSKLQQTDLYPPLFRKAFGSRTITEENVLKALAQFERTLISANSKYDKYLRGEAQLSSQEIQGKVLFSNHPDPTIPVAGADCMHCHNEGNRLFSSTDYTLGANTTFFNNGLDASPKDAGRFMVTGLESDRGKMRAPTLRNIALTAPYMHDGRFQTLEQVLDHYSDHVAKDSPNLDLNLLTATNKRNGTQLSLNATQKQQVIAFLRTLTDSTFIQDKRFSDPFKP
- a CDS encoding cell division protein FtsQ/DivIB is translated as MELKRKANNLIFATGCLVLLSGLAVFAGVRQASRPVGQVIVTIGNEFNNYFISEREVTALLTRNGNQQLEGAHPDDLDLKALEARLKAHSFVKEAQVYRDLAGNLHADVRQNRPIARLVHADTRLDSYLDAEGKKLPLSSLFTARVVPISRLGGGPLQAGFFQDSTGRQYLAFLRYIDEHPFWRAQVAEVFIGPNGKVSFTQQVGDQRIEFGFPENISEKFAKLMVFYRQIPPVLGWDTYHRVNVEFKDQIICE
- a CDS encoding transporter; its protein translation is MRQLYLTLALLSLLSPAARACDICGCFMGITPYDNQSGISLMHRYRIFNGYQQLGQPHQFFPAGVQPFVPSHPNQDTGYEHNHQGDATDYEAYRVVELRGKYFLAKRLELNAFVPYVMNTSQSNGRQLNTAGLGDVTVFAGYHLIRAIETMGVQSRLIVGGGAKLPTGDYQRTNPRGQRYSMLNQPGTGTTDGFLYLNYIGSFHNVGLSLNSSYRRSTRNQFENSLAPSTASFANLFYRVALGSNWQIYPSAQLYYEKTKGEMLDGQLTYEHAMNDALLGPGLDIYYKNFSLNTSAQFPIYTVTTDHPAGAGRMVIAVGYSFKQTKYLLKGRTPGA
- a CDS encoding cytochrome-c peroxidase produces the protein MTTQRTPRVLLAVGLAALLVAGCQSEVEVAPETIPGSVLPANFPAPVYGLDQNPPTKAGFELGRTLFYDPRLSRDGTISCGSCHQQFVAFAHAGHTLSHGIDGLLGTRNAPALQNLRWQRTFLWDGGSNHLETMPVAPLTDAHEMDETMENVVRKLNADASYPQRFAVVFGSKPIDSYQLLRALAQFTASLTSANSRYDHYVRHESGGTLTPVELRGLAVLTQKCTPCHSTDLFTDNSYRNNGLDRTFAADSGRARITQLATDRGKFKVPSLRNVFRTAPYMHDGRFQTLEQVLDHYDHGVQPSPTLDSQLQTDGTIGIPLSAQEKTDLLAFLQTLTDEQFLTDKRLSEKP
- a CDS encoding chloride channel protein, whose protein sequence is MALDWVTAWREEHPWILAGLPLGGLLVGLLYHYWGRSVEAGNNLLLEEIHAPRAVLPLRMVPLVLVGTLLTHLFGGSAGREGTAVQMGGALADQLTRWFRLHRRDRTLLLIAGISAGFASVFGTPLAGAVFGLEVFLLGRLRYDAILPSFLAAACADWVTRAWGVGHTAYPVLLAPPGFSLLSLGSAAAAGLAFGLTARLFAGTTHRISAFFKHWLPFAPLRPVLGGVVVVLLVWGLGATDYIGLGVPVIVRAFAEPLPSYAFALKILLTALTLGAGFKGGEVTPLFFIGAALGNALAPLLPLPMPLLAGMGFVAVFAGAANTPLACILMGLELFGQQGGLYIALACVVSYLFSGHRGIYGAQQVGQSKHGLWARHQGRRLRDLR
- the ftsA gene encoding cell division protein FtsA encodes the protein MQNDKIVVGLDIGTTKICALVGRKNEFGKLEILGMGKAVSEGVVRGIVSNIDKTVDAIRKAIRQAEEQSGINIGVVNVGIAGQHIKSLQHNGSITRNSAETEITVDDVNRLTNDMYRLVTPPGSEIIHVMPQDYKVDYEEGIMDPVGMSGVRLEGNFHIITAQSTAINNINKCVTKAGLEIDNLILEPLASSMSVLSEEEKEAGVALIDIGGGTTDLAIFKDGIIRHAAVLPFGGNIVTSDIKQGCAVMQNQAEQLKVKFGKAIAEEASDYEIVSIPGLRDRAPKEISLKNLAHIIEARMEEIIELVYAEIQRTGHGDKLAAGIVLTGGGSQLQNLVQLTEYVTGLDTRIGYPNEHLGKSKIEAVKSPMYATTVGLVLAGYRSIDERVSRSYEEEEQYRPAPEVRAAAPVAPQPAPAPQPAPPKKTSGAGKFFQDIISRTKGLLIDDFDDKQY
- the ftsZ gene encoding cell division protein FtsZ, producing MYKFDIPAQSNSIIKVIGVGGGGSNAVNHMFSQGIKDVEFVICNTDKQALHSSTVPNKLQIGVDLTEGLGAGANPERGKQAAIESREQIRELLSNGTKMVFITAGMGGGTGTGAAPVIAKVAKELGILTVGIVTAPFLFEGKKKRQQAEQGIKELSDNCDTVLVILNDKLREIFGNLPIRSAFAKADNVLSTAAKSIAEIITVTSEVNVDFEDVKTVMKDSGAAVMGSSITEGENRAQRAAEEALASPLLNNTDIHGAQKILLSIMSGDQAELEMDELTEITEYIQEKAGQDAEVIFGHGIDSTLGQSIRVTVIATGFAREAHNITTVYAMEKPEPASAPVPDPQINIFDRDRQEASTAPIVPSFSAPAPVATATPEPPKVTFDLETSPYTGYVPPVAAPSTPAPEPVVIHQPAPVQQPARPSLDARAEERRRRLEGLSNGLTNDVIKDQLETPAYLRRQVKLENVVPSNERNISRFNLSDDNELLGDNRFLHDNVD